Part of the Azospirillum brasilense genome is shown below.
GGCCGAGAATTCCGGGGACACCGTCGTTCCGCCGCTGAAGTTGAAACCGGACAGTTCCGGAACCTCGATCCGCAACGGCACGCCCGACGCCAGCAGCAGGGAGACGGGCAGGCCGCAGGCCACCGCCGCGACCGTCATCCCCGGCAGGCCCCCCCGGCGTCCGGCGCGCCGGTGCAGCGCGGTCCCGGCGAGGGCGAGCACTGTCCCGAGGACGGCGGCGGCGAGCACCCATCCCGCCGCCCGACCGTCGGCGAAGGCCGGCAACTGGATGCCGCGGTTGCACAGGAATACTCCGGGCAGCGGGTTCAGCGCCTGGCGTGGGGCGGGAAGGGCCTGGAAGGTGGCGCTCCAGAAGAACAGCTGCAACAGCAGCGGGGTGCTGCGGATCAGCTCGACATAGCCCTGGACCAGTCCGGACAGCAGCGCATTGCCCGACAGCCGCGCCACCCCGAGCAGCACGCCCAGGACGGTCGCCGCCAGGCAGCCGACCGCCGCGACCTTGACGGTGTTCAGCAACCCGGCCAACAGGGCCAGGGCGTAACTGTCCTGCGGCCGATAATCGATCGGCGCCTCCCCGATCTCGAATCCGGCCGGGTGTTCGAGAAAGGCGAAGCCCGGCGTGATGCCGAAGCGCTCCATGTTCGCCAGCGTGTTGGACACGAGAAGGAACCCGCCGAACAGGACCAGCGCCAGGATGGTCGCCTGAAGGGCGCTGCGGCCACCCCACCACAGGGTGACCGCGGCAATGGGGCCGGAGCGCACCGGGCCTCTCAGCGGAAGGGCGGGGCGTAGAGAAGCCCGCCCCGGGTCCACAGCGTGTTGTGGCCGCGATCCAGCCCGACCTTTGTCGCCGGTCCGACGTTGCGCTCGAAGATCTCGCCGTAATTGCCCAGGGTCTTGATGATGGTGTAGGCGAATTTCGGGTCGAGCCTGGCGGCCTCGCCCAGGCTGGGATCGACGCCCAGGAAGCGGCGGATCGCCGGATCGCCGCTGGTCAGGAAGCTGTCGACGTTGGCCTGGGTGATCCCCAACTCCTCCGCTTGGATGGTGGCGTAGACCGCCCAGTTGACGATCTCCAGCCATTGGTCGTCGCCATAGCGGATGGCCGGGGCGAGCGGCTCCTTCGAGATGCGTTCCGGCAGCAGGACATAGTCGTCGGGCTTCGGCAACTGAGTGCGGGTGATCGCCAGATCGGAGGCGTCCTGGGTCAGCACGTCGCAGCGGCCGCTGGCGAAGGCCTTCTGGTTCTCGGCGGTTTCCTCGATCACCACCGGTTTGAAGGCGATCCCGTTCTGCCGGAAGAAGTCGGTGATGTTGAGTTCGCCCGTGGTTCCGGTCTGGACGCAGACGGTGGCGCCGTTCAGGTCCTTGCCCTTGCTCACCCCCAGCTTCTTCGGCACCAGAAGGCCCTGGCCGTCATAGAAGACCACCGGACCGAAATGGAAACCCAGCTTGGTGGCGCGGGTGAAGGTCTGGGTCACTCCCGACAGCAGGATGTCGAATTCGCCCGATTGCAGCGCGGGCAGGCGTTGCTGCGGCGAGGAGGAGACGAACTGGACCTTGTCCGGGTCGTTGAACACCGCGAT
Proteins encoded:
- a CDS encoding amino acid ABC transporter permease, with protein sequence MRSGPIAAVTLWWGGRSALQATILALVLFGGFLLVSNTLANMERFGITPGFAFLEHPAGFEIGEAPIDYRPQDSYALALLAGLLNTVKVAAVGCLAATVLGVLLGVARLSGNALLSGLVQGYVELIRSTPLLLQLFFWSATFQALPAPRQALNPLPGVFLCNRGIQLPAFADGRAAGWVLAAAVLGTVLALAGTALHRRAGRRGGLPGMTVAAVACGLPVSLLLASGVPLRIEVPELSGFNFSGGTTVSPEFSALLVGLVVNAAAMIAEIVRSGLQAVPAGQWEAARALGLTRGRTMRLVVLPQAMRVIVPLLTSSYLNLTKNSSLAVAIGFPDLVSVINTSANQTGQVLETMAIMMGAYLTVNLAVSAAMNLYNHRLAIRGWR
- a CDS encoding amino acid ABC transporter substrate-binding protein → MTGAAAAGPTLDAIKARGSIKVGVGTQPGFFAPDSNGRWQGFFVDFGRALSIAVFNDPDKVQFVSSSPQQRLPALQSGEFDILLSGVTQTFTRATKLGFHFGPVVFYDGQGLLVPKKLGVSKGKDLNGATVCVQTGTTGELNITDFFRQNGIAFKPVVIEETAENQKAFASGRCDVLTQDASDLAITRTQLPKPDDYVLLPERISKEPLAPAIRYGDDQWLEIVNWAVYATIQAEELGITQANVDSFLTSGDPAIRRFLGVDPSLGEAARLDPKFAYTIIKTLGNYGEIFERNVGPATKVGLDRGHNTLWTRGGLLYAPPFR